CCTCTTCAAGAAATATTTTTGAGGCAGCTCCTTGATGTTCCTAAAATCAAGTACCTTCAATGCATGACAACATTGAATCCCCGTAAACTCAAACTTCTTACAACTGCAGACGACAGAACAATCGCTCGACTCAAATCTAACAAAGTGTTCCTTAGGTTTCTCTGTGATGGCGACTCTGTAGTCTGATGCCGTGCCGACCTCGCCACAGCTGAATAACATAGAATCCATGAACATCTCAAACTCCTTACGGAAAATTTCAAACACCACGGGTGTATATATGTTAGCGGCTTGTCTCAACATCTTCGATGGGGGTATTCTCGGAAAGCTTTGACTTGCATGAAAGTCAGCTTGTAGTTCTGCGTAGCGGTGTTCTTCCAGTACTCTCTCGTAATTCCTGAAAAAGGACAAGAGATCCAATTGTGGACTTAAGTACTTCTTCAGCACATTGCTCAAGCTTTCGCACTGTAAAGTGCTCTTTATGTCGGCACAGAATACATGCCTCCCATAAGCCAAAGCCCATTTATCCCTCTCCTCAAATAGCTTACACAACCACTCATTGTTTGCAAGGTCATACTTCTCTAACAGAGCTCTCCATCCTAGAAGGaactcctcttcttcctcataATCATAAACGCACCTGCTAAAGTCCTTTGCGAAAGTTTTTGAGCCTTGAAATACATGATTGAGGTGCTTGACTGCATTTTGATACACATGCCATACACAAAGCCTATGGTTCGTACCAGGCCATGCTGTGGCAATTGCACTACTTATTGCCATAGACTGATCGGTCAACACTGTTTTTGGTTGTTTTCCATGCATTGAGATCTTGAAGGTCTCAAACAGCCACTTAAAAGATTCGATAGATTCATCATACAGCAAAGCTGCACCAAAGATAACGGTCTGTTTATGATGATTCACACCAAGGAACAGAGCCAGCGGTCTACCATATCCATTTATTTTATAGGTTGTATCGAAACAAATGACATCACCAAAGGGGTTAAAATCTGCTCTGGATTTCGCATCTGCCCAGAAAACATTGGTTATTTTATCATCTTCGTCGACTTGAATGGCGTAAAAGAAAGAAGGATTATTGAACTGCATACTCTGGAGGTACTTTAACGTGGCTCCTGCATCACCCATTTGCATAGCCTTCATACGTTTGGACTggagaaaatttttataatctGGAGGGGGAAAGGCGACATTTTTAGGGCCACCTACTCGTTTCACCATATTATCATTGGCTGATTTCGGTGGTGTTGTTCCCGAATCATCGGACAAATCTGCTTCAGAAGCTTGAAGCTCGGTAAGTATCCTCTGCGACCTTAACAGATGGGTGGTTGAAGGTGGGGCTGGTTGATGGTTATGGTCAGGTACAAATTCAGTTACACGATATTTACCGGTCGATGTTATTTTAATAGTCATCCGTGCCGGGCACCCAATTCTTGTTTCGGGCCGCGGCCTTTTCACTTCTTTTGCTCCCTTTTTGTCTTTACGAAAACCTTCTCTTGAGCACACAAAGGTTCTTGATCTAGTGATATTTTCGGCGGATTTATCTGATGAGCTTTTTCTGACGCTGAAACCGACATGCCCGGCGTACCGATTGTAGTACTCATATGCCTTCTCTTCGCTTTCGAATTCCATGTCAATCGTAGGGACCAGCTTCTCAATAGCAATGTCATCTAGAGGAGCATCAGAATCAATTACTTTTCTCATTTTCCCCTGTTTGTGCAAATTCTAGAATAGTTCATCACATCAGAAAGAATTGGAATTTTCACAAATAAATAgctctcaaattttaaagcacAATGTTACAAACAAGACACAAGCCCTCGAAACTACAGTACCTAGTGGCATTGAATGCAAAAATGGAACTACCTTTGTCCATGCAATTCCACAAGCATTGCATAGAGTCCTCGGTCCCTCAGGCCCACGGCGCATATGTGGCGTCGCATTTGCACTGATGCCACAGCGTAGGCATCTGAACAACCCAAAAGGAAGCTTGAGAAATAGTCATAATTCTGTACAATGTTACCAAATAAAATAGCAATTCTCATGATTTCCTTTTAATTCTTAACGGAAAAATAAACTTTACCAGAAGAAAACTAAAGATTcttctctaaacttatcttcaGTTTCCCAAACATTAGATGGTTGCATTCCACATTAAATAATCTAAATGCCAAATTTTGATTAGTAGTACAAATTACAGTTTATACATATCTTGCTGAACATGAAAACCATGCTCATAAGTGCTCATTAAGTCGTTTGCCGAACTACGAAAATCCTATTGGTATGCAGTTTGCAACTTTTTTTCCTGTAGAATTTGACAGTCTATATCTCTAACTAATCAATTTCTTACATGCCCTAAGAATTATGGCATTTGGCTATGTCTCTAACTACATGCCAAACTTAAGCAACTGGTGCCTTAAGAAGTTCAACACCTAAAATTGCAACTAATAAACATTAAACAGCTAATCCAACATGATAAAAAAGCTTAAATTGAAACTAACAATCAACCAATCCAGCATAATTAgcatttttatcaattttcacTAGGATTGGCTTCACAATGGAGCGAAAAATGTGCAAAATGAGAAGAATAAATCCGAAAGCTAATAAAATATTGTCCaaagatcaaaattttcttcactGCTCCCCAAAACTGCTTCAAATATCAGCTCCAAAAGCCAAAGGATGCAATTTTCACATACCTAACGGGACCCTCCAAACCATCGTCGCCATTGTTGTTGTGGACCTCGAGCTCTTGTTCGTGCTCGTACTGCATCCTTTGGTTCCTCCCGTCCCCGGGGAAAGAGTAATGGGGCTTCAACGACTACTCCACCAATCCATCCTCTAGTGTTTCAGATTCTCCCCATATCCTCTTCCACACCTGAAATTGAACAAAAATGATCTATTTTAACTAAGAAATTTGGGGAAAACCACTTATTCAAGTTAATCTCGTGGGAACCGAcgacaaaaatataaaattcgaACCTTGTGAGATAGGAAGGGTTCTATTGCTTCTCCAATTCGACGATCACAGACCTTTTGCAAGGGATTGATGAGCAAAAACGAAATAATACCCTAGAATTAGGGTTTTAGAGCTTGATCGAAGGTCGGGGTCTCGGGGAGGACGACGACACTCGAACTAGTTTGGGGAGTGGATCGGCTGCGAGGGCCCGAATCGGGAAGCCACGGAAACGTCTCATTTGGCGTTGCCACGTGTCCTGGTTCACTTAATCCTTTCAAATAGTCCATAGCCACGTCTACAGcatgtttgtaatttttttcgcTATAGCCCCTACAGTTTGTTAATTTTACAAATATGCCACTAAATAATcatctaataatttatttaatacaaCCTACTGACGCTTCGGTATTATAGTCTTACTTTCGATTTAATAACATTCAAATCAACAAtacacataattaaatataatataaaatatataaaaattttaggaataaaattaatataatactaattaaataattactataaataatattttatttcataagCATTTTATGTGCCATTTGTTATGGTGCACTCGAAGCACTGATCCCCCCCTACGTGATCACAGCTTTTTCGATGTTCTGCAATTATTTATAGTAGTATGCCTATTCCGTCGATTAGTCAGTAAGTTTGtagattattaatttttttattctgcaTCTGAATTAGCTGatcatactcttttttttttttagagagagagatagatagcacgctatccacttcgtttattttatttaaaaataaatttagctggaaatgtgaatcaactagaatttgaacttaagtctcggataccaaccaccaaatcttttaccaattgctctagggacagttaGTAGCTGATCATACTCTTATTGGAATCTCTCACGAAAGGTTGATAGAGCCATCCATCGGTATCTAAGTATCTTTCCAATCTCTAAGGATGCTCATTTTTACTGTTTGTTTTCTGTCATtagtttattttcttatttctattctctttattttatattcttgaATACTAATTGATTAATTCAATATGATGTTTTTCCTCTAAAAATGATGTAACTCTAAACGCTACAAATGCATGATTTGAATCCTAggagtcctttttttttttttaagacaaaaagaaaaaaaaattcatagggTCACCCCCGCACACACAAATTTCTCAATTTTATTTCATGATCCTTTTACCCCTTTTTTAATTAACAGTTGAGATTTTTGattagatatatttgtaatgacaaaaaaattattttacttataaaatagataGTGCTTTATACGGTAACaaaccaaataaatatatttaaaaaaattaaaatttttataggaacaatatataaaaattgaactttatagaaatatatttgtaattcattatgtttgcgCACAGAAATGTATATGAACCATTTTTTTTAATGCCAAATAGATTGGAATACAAGTGGATCCGTAAGGCCCAATCCAAACCCAACCTGGTTCATGAGATAACCATACAAGTGTAGATATACATAAATATCAACATATAGCTAAAAcgagataataataataacaacacaTTAATACTTAGAACCAAGTTTTCAATGTTCAAACTTGCACACAAATTTTCCATACCACATTCTTAGGTAACCATCACACTGAAAATGCcacaagaaaaagcaaaaaaaaaaaaatagagaccAAATTAAGCAAATTGAAGAGTTTTGATCGGCCATTGTTATCGCCGGCGCTTCTTGATCACCGGTTGCGCGCGGCCTACAGCCCGGCAGGGTAGCAGTCGGCGCAGTCGAGCCAGGGGCTGCGGCTGGGTCGCCGCACGCTCCTCACTGCGCGCCACACCGCGCTGTTGCACTTGAACCCCGAGCCGAATGCGAGTTGCCAGACGCGGTCGCCGCCGCGGACGCGCCCTTTAGCCTCAAGATAGCCGAGCTCGTACCTGTTGCAGTATATATGATTGAGCTGGAATGTTTTTAAAAGCACTAAGATCTTAGTGCTTATGATTAGTTACATTGAAAATCTATCATTATATGCATAATTCAAGAACATATAGGATTTGATTTGACGATCAAAAGAAGTTATAGGACGagcacttttttgtttttagaagTATCTcggtcggactctatatataagtACCAGATGCGGAGGCGGATTCGGAGGTGGCCTTATTGTTGCCGGTGCCGGatttggaggaggaggacgaggaggcggAGGGGAAGAGGTGGCGGTAGAGGAGGGTGGCGAAGAAGAGGAGCTGCTCCGAGAAGGGCAGCACGAGCGGGCCCAGCGTGGTTATGTTGGTCTTCAGTGCATGCCCACCCACCTCCATTAGGTCTCGGCTTATGGCTAGCCCCTTCTTACGCTGCTCGTCCTCCTCTTGGTACACGCACCTATATATCATATTCATCGTgtgaacaaataaaaataagtcGAATCATAAGTTGGTTTTATAAACTTCGACCCAACTATTGTTTTTGATTTCCTAATTTTGATCGCGTGAACAAATAAAAACCTCAGATACCAGCTATCAAGTCCATAACTCTTTTCGTTAAAAAATTTGGATGCTTCTTAAGCATTTTACTTTGTTATGATATCAGCTACATAAAATGAATTTCAGAAATACCTGAAGCTGCGGTCGTCGGCCCCCTTGTGCGTCCTGACGATGTGCTCGAGCCGGTACTTGGCCCGCCGGAAGTCCCTCCGGCGGTTCGAGAGCAGCACGGCCGAGCACCCCATGCGGAAGTAGCAGTTCGGAATGAGCATCGACCGGTTCCGGCCCGAGTACCACGTGAACGTCACCGCTTCCGTGCTCACCACGACGGCGTAGTTGTTCGGGTTCGCCTGCAGCATGTCGCGCGCGAGATCGACGGCAATTATGCCGGCGCTGCAGCCCATCCCCCCCAGGTTGTAGCTCAGAATGTTCCCCCGCATCTTGTAGTGGTTCACGATCATCGCCGACAGCGACGGCGTCGGGTTGAAGAGGCTGCAGTTCACCACGAGGATCCCGACGTCCTTGGGCCGGACACGGCACTTCTCAAACAGCTCGTCCAGGGCCCCGAACATGGCCGCCGCGGTCTCCCCGCGGCCCTCTTTCATCGTCGCGCAGTTCCCCGGCGAGAAGATGGATTTCGGGACGTAGGTCTCGTCGCCGAGGCCCGATGAATTGAGGATGCGAGCCTGGAACGCCAGGCTCTCCTCGTCGAACTTGCCGGACTTGCGCGCCTCCTCGATGAACTCCTCTTTGGATACCTGCATGGAGCGAAAAGTTTTTGAATTTAGACGCGGGAGCTCTAATTTGATGctgata
Above is a genomic segment from Ananas comosus cultivar F153 linkage group 15, ASM154086v1, whole genome shotgun sequence containing:
- the LOC109721741 gene encoding protein FAR1-RELATED SEQUENCE 5-like isoform X3, which gives rise to MQYEHEQELEVHNNNGDDGLEGPVRCLRCGISANATPHMRRGPEGPRTLCNACGIAWTKNLHKQGKMRKVIDSDAPLDDIAIEKLVPTIDMEFESEEKAYEYYNRYAGHVGFSVRKSSSDKSAENITRSRTFVCSREGFRKDKKGAKEVKRPRPETRIGCPARMTIKITSTGKYRVTEFVPDHNHQPAPPSTTHLLRSQRILTELQASEADLSDDSGTTPPKSANDNMVKRVGGPKNVAFPPPDYKNFLQSKRMKAMQMGDAGATLKYLQSMQFNNPSFFYAIQVDEDDKITNVFWADAKSRADFNPFGDVICFDTTYKINGYGRPLALFLGVNHHKQTVIFGAALLYDESIESFKWLFETFKISMHGKQPKTVLTDQSMAISSAIATAWPGTNHRLCVWHVYQNAVKHLNHVFQGSKTFAKDFSRCVYDYEEEEEFLLGWRALLEKYDLANNEWLCKLFEERDKWALAYGRHVFCADIKSTLQCESLSNVLKKYLSPQLDLLSFFRNYERVLEEHRYAELQADFHASQSFPRIPPSKMLRQAANIYTPVVFEIFRKEFEMFMDSMLFSCGEVGTASDYRVAITEKPKEHFVRFESSDCSVVCSCKKFEFTGIQCCHALKVLDFRNIKELPQKYFLKRWRKDAKSGNKGENQGVANEGDSRSPTSSSLNVPASSYANQQGFHAMNLYSQDSAASDLHQQPFHGAAHQLSQGYSTQDMHSHLFLRSSHLNHQTGEQGH
- the LOC109721741 gene encoding protein FAR1-RELATED SEQUENCE 5-like isoform X2; this translates as MQYEHEQELEVHNNNGDDGLEGPVRCLRCGISANATPHMRRGPEGPRTLCNACGIAWTKGKMRKVIDSDAPLDDIAIEKLVPTIDMEFESEEKAYEYYNRYAGHVGFSVRKSSSDKSAENITRSRTFVCSREGFRKDKKGAKEVKRPRPETRIGCPARMTIKITSTGKYRVTEFVPDHNHQPAPPSTTHLLRSQRILTELQASEADLSDDSGTTPPKSANDNMVKRVGGPKNVAFPPPDYKNFLQSKRMKAMQMGDAGATLKYLQSMQFNNPSFFYAIQVDEDDKITNVFWADAKSRADFNPFGDVICFDTTYKINGYGRPLALFLGVNHHKQTVIFGAALLYDESIESFKWLFETFKISMHGKQPKTVLTDQSMAISSAIATAWPGTNHRLCVWHVYQNAVKHLNHVFQGSKTFAKDFSRCVYDYEEEEEFLLGWRALLEKYDLANNEWLCKLFEERDKWALAYGRHVFCADIKSTLQCESLSNVLKKYLSPQLDLLSFFRNYERVLEEHRYAELQADFHASQSFPRIPPSKMLRQAANIYTPVVFEIFRKEFEMFMDSMLFSCGEVGTASDYRVAITEKPKEHFVRFESSDCSVVCSCKKFEFTGIQCCHALKVLDFRNIKELPQKYFLKRWRKDAKSGNKGENQGVANEGDSRSPTSSSLNVPASSYANQQGFHAMNLYSQDSAASDLHQQPFHGAAHQLSQGYSTQDMHSHLFLRSSHLNHQTGFSLPGVMVSASH
- the LOC109721742 gene encoding LOW QUALITY PROTEIN: 3-ketoacyl-CoA synthase 10 (The sequence of the model RefSeq protein was modified relative to this genomic sequence to represent the inferred CDS: substituted 1 base at 1 genomic stop codon), whose amino-acid sequence is MAGGQALLSTEIVNRGVESTGPDAGSPTFSVRVRRRLPDFLQSVNLKYVKLGYHYMISHGVYLATIPALVVVFSAEVGSLSREELWRKVWEETTYDLATVLAFFAVLVFTVSVYFMSRPRPIYLIDFACFRPADDLKVSKEEFIEEARKSGKFDEESLAFQARILNSSGLGDETYVPKSIFSPGNCATMKEGRGETAAAMFGALDELFEKCRVRPKDVGILVVNCSLFNPTPSLSAMIVNHYKMRGNILSYNLGGMGCSAGIIAVDLARDMLQANPNNYAVVVSTEAVTFTWYSGRNRSMLIPNCYFRMGCSAVLLSNRRRDFRRAKYRLEHIVRTHKGADDRSFRCVYQEEDEQRKKGLAISRDLMEVGGHALKTNITTLGPLVLPFSEQLLFFATLLYRHLFPSASSSSSSKSGTGNNKATSESASASGTYIXSPTEILLKTKKCSSYNFF
- the LOC109721741 gene encoding protein FAR1-RELATED SEQUENCE 5-like isoform X1, with the translated sequence MQYEHEQELEVHNNNGDDGLEGPVRCLRCGISANATPHMRRGPEGPRTLCNACGIAWTKNLHKQGKMRKVIDSDAPLDDIAIEKLVPTIDMEFESEEKAYEYYNRYAGHVGFSVRKSSSDKSAENITRSRTFVCSREGFRKDKKGAKEVKRPRPETRIGCPARMTIKITSTGKYRVTEFVPDHNHQPAPPSTTHLLRSQRILTELQASEADLSDDSGTTPPKSANDNMVKRVGGPKNVAFPPPDYKNFLQSKRMKAMQMGDAGATLKYLQSMQFNNPSFFYAIQVDEDDKITNVFWADAKSRADFNPFGDVICFDTTYKINGYGRPLALFLGVNHHKQTVIFGAALLYDESIESFKWLFETFKISMHGKQPKTVLTDQSMAISSAIATAWPGTNHRLCVWHVYQNAVKHLNHVFQGSKTFAKDFSRCVYDYEEEEEFLLGWRALLEKYDLANNEWLCKLFEERDKWALAYGRHVFCADIKSTLQCESLSNVLKKYLSPQLDLLSFFRNYERVLEEHRYAELQADFHASQSFPRIPPSKMLRQAANIYTPVVFEIFRKEFEMFMDSMLFSCGEVGTASDYRVAITEKPKEHFVRFESSDCSVVCSCKKFEFTGIQCCHALKVLDFRNIKELPQKYFLKRWRKDAKSGNKGENQGVANEGDSRSPTSSSLNVPASSYANQQGFHAMNLYSQDSAASDLHQQPFHGAAHQLSQGYSTQDMHSHLFLRSSHLNHQTGFSLPGVMVSASH
- the LOC109721741 gene encoding protein FAR1-RELATED SEQUENCE 5-like isoform X5, with amino-acid sequence MQYEHEQELEVHNNNGDDGLEGPVRCLRCGISANATPHMRRGPEGPRTLCNACGIAWTKNLHKQGKMRKVIDSDAPLDDIAIEKLVPTIDMEFESEEKAYEYYNRYAGHVGFSVRKSSSDKSAENITRSRTFVCSREGFRKDKKGAKEVKRPRPETRIGCPARMTIKITSTGKYRVTEFVPDHNHQPAPPSTTHLLRSQRILTELQASEADLSDDSGTTPPKSANDNMVKRVGGPKNVAFPPPDYKNFLQSKRMKAMQMGDAGATLKYLQSMQFNNPSFFYAIQVDEDDKITNVFWADAKSRADFNPFGDVICFDTTYKINGYGRPLALFLGVNHHKQTVIFGAALLYDESIESFKWLFETFKISMHGKQPKTVLTDQSMAISSAIATAWPGTNHRLCVWHVYQNAVKHLNHVFQGSKTFAKDFSRCVYDYEEEEEFLLGWRALLEKYDLANNEWLCKLFEERDKWALAYGRHVFCADIKSTLQCESLSNVLKKYLSPQLDLLSFFRNYERVLEEHRYAELQADFHASQSFPRIPPSKMLRQAANIYTPVVFEIFRKEFEMFMDSMLFSCGEVGTASDYRVAITEKPKEHFVRFESSDCSVVCSCKKFEFTGIQCCHALKVLDFRNIKELPQKYFLKRWRKDAKSGNKGENQGVANEGDSRSPTSSSLNVPASSYANQQGFHAMNLYSQGYSTQDMHSHLFLRSSHLNHQTGEQGH
- the LOC109721741 gene encoding protein FAR1-RELATED SEQUENCE 5-like isoform X4, which codes for MQYEHEQELEVHNNNGDDGLEGPVRCLRCGISANATPHMRRGPEGPRTLCNACGIAWTKNLHKQGKMRKVIDSDAPLDDIAIEKLVPTIDMEFESEEKAYEYYNRYAGHVGFSVRKSSSDKSAENITRSRTFVCSREGFRKDKKGAKEVKRPRPETRIGCPARMTIKITSTGKYRVTEFVPDHNHQPAPPSTTHLLRSQRILTELQASEADLSDDSGTTPPKSANDNMVKRVGGPKNVAFPPPDYKNFLQSKRMKAMQMGDAGATLKYLQSMQFNNPSFFYAIQVDEDDKITNVFWADAKSRADFNPFGDVICFDTTYKINGYGRPLALFLGVNHHKQTVIFGAALLYDESIESFKWLFETFKISMHGKQPKTVLTDQSMAISSAIATAWPGTNHRLCVWHVYQNAVKHLNHVFQGSKTFAKDFSRCVYDYEEEEEFLLGWRALLEKYDLANNEWLCKLFEERDKWALAYGRHVFCADIKSTLQCESLSNVLKKYLSPQLDLLSFFRNYERVLEEHRYAELQADFHASQSFPRIPPSKMLRQAANIYTPVVFEIFRKEFEMFMDSMLFSCGEVGTASDYRVAITEKPKEHFVRFESSDCSVVCSCKKFEFTGIQCCHALKVLDFRNIKELPQKYFLKRWRKDAKSGNKGENQGVANEGDSRSPTSSSLNVPASSYANQQGFHAMNLYSQGYSTQDMHSHLFLRSSHLNHQTGFSLPGVMVSASH
- the LOC109721741 gene encoding protein FAR1-RELATED SEQUENCE 5-like isoform X6 produces the protein MQCLWNCMDKDDIAIEKLVPTIDMEFESEEKAYEYYNRYAGHVGFSVRKSSSDKSAENITRSRTFVCSREGFRKDKKGAKEVKRPRPETRIGCPARMTIKITSTGKYRVTEFVPDHNHQPAPPSTTHLLRSQRILTELQASEADLSDDSGTTPPKSANDNMVKRVGGPKNVAFPPPDYKNFLQSKRMKAMQMGDAGATLKYLQSMQFNNPSFFYAIQVDEDDKITNVFWADAKSRADFNPFGDVICFDTTYKINGYGRPLALFLGVNHHKQTVIFGAALLYDESIESFKWLFETFKISMHGKQPKTVLTDQSMAISSAIATAWPGTNHRLCVWHVYQNAVKHLNHVFQGSKTFAKDFSRCVYDYEEEEEFLLGWRALLEKYDLANNEWLCKLFEERDKWALAYGRHVFCADIKSTLQCESLSNVLKKYLSPQLDLLSFFRNYERVLEEHRYAELQADFHASQSFPRIPPSKMLRQAANIYTPVVFEIFRKEFEMFMDSMLFSCGEVGTASDYRVAITEKPKEHFVRFESSDCSVVCSCKKFEFTGIQCCHALKVLDFRNIKELPQKYFLKRWRKDAKSGNKGENQGVANEGDSRSPTSSSLNVPASSYANQQGFHAMNLYSQDSAASDLHQQPFHGAAHQLSQGYSTQDMHSHLFLRSSHLNHQTGFSLPGVMVSASH